The Pararhizobium sp. IMCC21322 sequence ATCTGCATCCACTGCACCTGACAGAAAAGGCTGGGATTCCGGTTTTGGCTGCAGCCGTTCAGAATAGTAAGTTTGCGGATAAGACATGAAATTAGCCAAGATGCACAAAATTTAAGGACAACTCGCCACGATTTAGGCTTAATCTCAAGAGCGAATGATTTTGAACGGGATAAATGAGGCAAAAATGGCGAAAGCTCTGCGCAATGGCGTGTCCGCACTGGAAGCCACGACCAAGGTAACCTTGGCCATTCTGGCGCTGGCCAGTGGCATCTACACCTATCTGGGTGTTCGGGGCTTGTTGGACGGCACCGCCAATCTGGTGTTTTTCGGCGCTGTCATCTATTCCGTCGCCGTCTCCGTGGGGATTTACGCGTTCTGGTCTTATCTGATCCGGTTTGCCCCCCATTTGCGCTCGGCATCCGGCCGCGGTCTTCTGTTCATGGCAATCGGCCTTGGTAGTGTCATGATTATTGCCATGTCGTCCTGGTTGAATGCAGCAGCATTGGCTGGCAGCGCCGCATTGGAGCAGCACCTGGCCGTTACCATTGAAGATTACCAGCAGGATCTCAGCGAAGCCCACAACAATGCACTGGCGGCCCAAAGCCTGCTGCCAGATATTCAACTGGCCGCTGACCGTTTCCAGCGACTGTCCCGCGAAGAGGAAGCATCAGGCGCACTGACAGGCACATCCGGTTCGGGCACCGTGGTTCAGTTACTGCGGCAAATGTCCACCCAATTGGATGGACTGGCGCGAGAAGTGGAAGCCTCCCGCACGCAGGTCAAACAATTGTTTGAAGAGGGCGGCGAACAGCTTAACCGCATGCGGCGACTGGTATCAGCCTCCGGCCCAATTGCGCCGCGCAGCGATGCCTTTTCCGAAGAAGCTGTCACGCTGACAGGCGTTATTTCAGCTCTGCAGGAAACCTCCATCGCGCCTTCTGTAAAACGTGCGGCAGATGATCTGACCCGCAGCTTCATCGCCCCGGTGGCCGACGGCAGCACCCAGGATTTGGCGTCGCGCCAGAACGCCATGGTTGAGCGCGTCCGTGATGCCGTCGGAGGACAAGGCGAGGCATTGTCTGAAGCAGCCAATGAAATCCTCAGCCGCGAAGAGGTTAAGCCGAAACGCTTTGTGCCCATATCCGCGCCTGAAGCTGTGCTGCGCTACGCCAATGATTTTTTGCCCAGCTGGGCCGGTGCAATTTCCATCGATCTTATGCCAGCAGTGCTGATTTTCATTCTTTGTATCGTCCATGCCGCCATCCGCCGCGAAGAAGACCCGGACGCGTTTGAAAACACCATGACAGCCGCAGATATGGTGCAGGCACTTTCACTCTTTGATCGTTTGCAGGACCATCGCCGCGACCGCTACCGCACTGAGTTTGACCGTGGTCGCAGCAAAGACGAACCGGACCGGACAGACCCAGTGCCCGATGAGATGCATCCCGACGACCCAAAAATTGCACAAATAAAGCCCGTCGATGAGCGTGAACCAAGGCGGCGCTGATACATGAGTTCCGTAGAGATTGACCCGCTCGAAGAAGAGCACGTCAAGACACTGTCCGACCACTTTCAGGACGCGATGCTCTGGCTTGTCTTTCTGGCCATGATTTCCATTGCTGGCTACGTGCTGATGCTCGACTACCGTCATCTGCAATATGAAGACCGTCTGGCTGGCATCGAAGATACCGGCGAGCCGGTGCCCATGAGACCGGTCAGCCCGAGCGATCAGATACGGCCCTATGTGCCAAGTTCACGGCCTGTTGGCCCGGGTCGTGGCGCACCTGATCTTACCCCCTTCGACATTGAAACGGACTTGCAGGAAAAAAGCGCCATGGTCTTCAAGACCGATGGAAAAGGCGCTCTGTTGGGCTTTGGCACCATTACACAGGGCACCGCCGAAGTATTTGAACGCGCCCTTTTGGCACGGGAAGAAGATATCACGGAAATCGTCTTGCATTCCCCTGGTGGTTCCGTACAGGACGCCCTGACAATGGCCCAGCTCATTCGCGACAGCGACATGAACACGCGGATTGTTGCCAATGGTTATTGCGCCAGTTCCTGCCCGCTCGTGTTTGCAGGCGGTGTGGAGCGCGAAGTTCACGCATCAGCCTGGGTTGGTGTCCACCAGGTTTACACACCGCCGAGCAGCTTCGGCAGCATACAGCAGGGCATGGACCAGGCCCAACGCATCAGTGCCCAATGCCAGCAGGCACTAGTGGATTACGGCGTCGACCCCGCACTCTGGATCAAAGCCATGGAAACCCCCAAGGACCAGCTTTACGTCCTGACTGTGGAAGAGCTGGAGGAACTTAAACTGGCTACCAAGGTCGAGGTACCGGAAGCGTAATTTCCCGTCCGACACTCTAATACGCCACTTCATGGAACTGTCGTTTGTACCGCGCTATAAGATTATATGACCCGTTTGATTCTCTTGCGCCATGCAAAATCGTCTTGGAGTGATCCGGCATTGCCAGATCATGACCGGCCTTTGAACGCACGTGGCCGACAGGCCGCAAAGCAAATGGCAGACGCGCTGGTCAGTCGAAACTATCTCCCCGACACCATTATTTGTTCGACAGCGTTGCGAGCGCGCAGGACACTTGCGCCCCTGTTGTACCTTTTGGATGGCACCGTGCAATTGACCATCACCCGAGCTTTGTATGACGCTCAGGCTGAGCATTACCCTGAAATCATTGCGGCCGCGGCGCGCAAAGCAGGCACACCCAAAACCATGCTGCTTATCGGGCATAATTTTGCAATTCAGGATGCAGCTTTGGTTTTTGCCAATGGCGACGACACGAAGAGCTTCAAGGCCCTGAAAAACAAGTTTCCCTCCGGCGCCGCAGCTGTTCTGGAATTTGAAACAAATCTGACCGAAGTCAGCGCCAATAGCGCTCGGCTGGTTGATTATCTGCGCCCACGCGATCTTTAGAAAACAACTTTTTGCAACTGCTCCTTTGTGTGCCTACATGCGTTAAGTTGAGGGCTCATGCCCGCACAGGAGAATCAAGCTTGAGCCTTTTGGATATTCTCGACGAAGCTGCCCGCGCAACGCGCGATCAGGCTGAGACGCTGAAGAATGACTACACAACACCCACAGTGCGTGTGGGTGTCACCGGCCTGTCCCGCGCCGGAAAGACAGTCTTCATCACAGCATTACTGCACAATCTGCTGGAGGGCGGGCGGCTGGCATTGTTCGATGCTCAGGCGCGTGGCCGTATTGCCAGCGCCTCATTGCGCCCGCAACCGGATGATGGCGTTCCAACCTTTGACTACCGCGCTCATGTGCGCGATCTGGTCAGCAAACGCCAATGGCCAAGTTCCACCCGTCAGATCAGCGAAATACGGCTCACCCTCAGCTTTGAATCCGAAAGCGTGTGGACCCGCATCTTCAAGGCAAGCCAGATCCATCTTGATATTGTTGATTATCCCGGCGAATGGCTGCTCGATCTGACTTTGATCGACAAGGATTTTGCCACATGGTCTGAATCCGCGCTGCGCCTTGCGCAAAAGCCGGACAGGCAGGATTTGGCGCAAGATTGGTTGGGGTTTCTCAAGACGCTCACAAAGGAGCCGGAAGACGCTGAAATCAGCGCGCAGGCCGGCGCAAAGCATTTCACCAAATATCTGGCTGACTGCCGGTCAGAAGACCGTGCCCTATCCATGCTGCCACCCGGTCGCTTTCTGATGCCGGGCGATATGGCTGGCTCTCCGGCCCTGACATTCTGTCCCTTGCCACCCGAGATACAAATCGATGCACCGCAGCTCTATGCGCTGCTGGAGCGTCGCTATGAGGCTTACAAAAGCCTTGTCGTCAAACCGTTCTTCAAAGAACATTTTGCCAAACTGGATCGCCAGATTGTGCTGGTGGATGTTCTGAATGCGCTCAATGCCGGGCCGGATTCCATTCATGATCTGGAAGAAACCCTGGCAGATGTCCTCAGTGCTTTCCGGCCGGGACGCAATTCATGGCTGGCAGGGATTCTGGGCAAGAAAATCGACAGGGTTCTCTTCGCGGCCACCAAGGCAGACCATCTGCATCACAGCGATCATGACCGCTTGGAAGCCATCCTTGACCATCTGCTACAGGACGCCGCCAAGCGGGTAAAATTCTCCGGTGCGGATACCGAAACCATAGCCATTTCCGCCGTTCGGGCAACACGTGAGGCGCATCTGGAGATCGAAGGCGATCGTGTACCAGCCATACTGGGAACACCCCTTGCCGGAGAAACAGCCCATGGCGAAACCTATGACGGAACTCAGGAAATCGCTCTGTTTCCCGGTGATCTGCCCAACGACCCAAAGATGATCTATGCCGAGCGCACCAGCAAGGATGAAGACCCGCTGCGCTATCTGCGCTTCAAACCGCCCAAACTGGAAGAAACCGCTGAGGGTATAAGCCTCTCCTTGCCCCATATCCGGCTCGACCGGGCGTTGGAATTTCTGCTGGGAGACAAGCTGGCATGACCCAAAACCCAACAAAACCACGCCGGCCAAGTGCCCAATTGCTTAGCGATGCCCGCCTTGTGGACGCCCCGGACCCATTACCCGTCATCACGGAACCTGAAATCCCGCAGCCAACAGCAAAACCGCCGCGGCGCAGATTTTCTTTCGCGCGGCTTTTTTGGGCCAGTTTCACCGGCCTTGCCGGTCTGGCATTCGGGCTGTGGCTGGATAGCCTGATCGTCGATCTGTTTGCCCGATCCGAATGGCTTGGTTACAGCGCTCTGGCCCTGACGCTTTTGCTATGCCTTGCGTTGCTGGCCATGGCTATCCGCGAACTCAGCGCTCTGGCACGCCTGAAATCAGTTCATCTCTTACAGGCACGCGCTTCCAGAGTTTTTGCAGGCAATGATCTGCAATCAGCCCGATCTTTGGTCAAGGATGTCCTGACCCTTTATGAGGGTCGTCCAGAAACCGCACAAGCCCGAACCCAGCTCAATGCCCAGCTTGGCAATGTTATGGATGGGCGAGATTTGCTGGGCCTTGCGGAGCGCGATTTGCTGAGCGGCATGGACGCAAAGGCCAATGCAATCCTTCTCAACTCAGCCAAGCGCACCAGCATCGTCACCGCTATCAGCCCGCGCGCACTAATAGATGTGCTGTTTGTCGTCGTTGAAAATATGCGGTTGATCCGCCGCTTGTCCCAGCTTTATGGGGGACGTCCGGGGTTTTTCAGCTCCTGGCGTTTGACCCGTGAGGTCATCGGACATCTGGCACTCACCGGAGGGATTTCAGCTGGCGACAGTATGATCCAGGATGCATTGGGCCATGGACTTGCAGCCAAAGTATCAGCCCGTCTTGGTGAGGGCGTGATCAATGGCATGCTGACAGCGCGCGTTGGCCGTGCCGCCATGGCGGTCTGCCGTCCTCTGCCGTTCCTCACCAGCAAACCACCCAGCCTGAAAAGCATCGTTGGTGAATTGACAAAAGGCGCGACCGACAAACAAAGTGAAAGCGAATAAATCACCCTGGGAATCGGCTCATGCGCCATGTCACGCTGCTAACATCGGTCAATACCTGGGAGTGCGATGAGAACGCGCATATGAATGTGCAGTTCTATTTCGCAAAATTCGATGATGCCAATCGCATCTTCTGCGCAAAGTTCCCACTATCCTCCCTGACCAGAGACAATCGTCTGACACGACATGTGCGCTATCATCGTGAAGCGGGCGCGGCGGCCATGATAGAAATTTGCTCTGCCCTTGTCATGCATGAAGGGCGGCCTGCTGGCATATGCCACTTCATGAACAACGCTGCAGACAAAGCGCTCATGGCAACCGCACTGGATACCTATCAGCCGGACGCCTTGGAGCAGATTTCAGCAAGTCCGGACATACCGCTCACCAATTGGTCCGAAATCAGCGAAGCTCATCCGCGTGGACTGAATGTATCACCAGCCACCCAATCAGCAACGGGACACCACAAGACACCCACCTATAGCGGCATACTGCATCCACGAGACTTTGCTGCTGATGGCACCCTGCTGGACCGGGCTTACATTTCCTGCTTCACCGATGGCGCGCCTCACAGCTGGTCGGCTGGCGGCATTACCCCAGCCTTTCTCAACAGCAACAATTTTGGCCGGGTTGCTGTGGAACTGAAGCTAACCTATGGCGCAAACGCCCAGCCCGGCGCTATCGTCGACATGACAACTGCATTTCAAAATGTCGGCAAAACCACTTTCACGGTTCGCCATACGCTCACCAGCGATGGCAAAATTATTGCCTATGGTGATTTGGTCAGTCTGATGATGGACCTTGAATTGCGCAAAGCCGTTGCACTTCCGGTGGAGGCTGACCGGATGAGACAATTGGCAACCATACAATAAGCCTTACTCCCGTGTCAGACAGGCTCTGAATGGCCGCTTCTGGCAAGAAGAACGAGAATGATCCCGGCTGTTCCTGCAAGCAGAAAAGCACCTGCCAAAGGATACACTGTCAGATCGTAAAACCGCCCAAAAGTCACAGCAATCACCACAGCAACCAAGCTGGATAGCGATGACACAAGTGAGGTTCCCAGACCGGCAACACGACCAAGAGATTGCATGGCCATAGAGTTGAGGTTGTTGAAAAGCGCCGAAAAGCAGAACAACAGCGCTCCAACGAATATCATGAACCAAACGAAGGGTGGTTGCCCGTCATACAGGAGGCACATAACCAGCAGAGCGGCACCCAGAACACTCATGCCGCTCAGCGCGACAAGCGACAAACGCTCCATGCCAAAACGCATCACCAATTGGCTATTGGAAAACGAGGCGATACCAACGCCAAGAGCCAGCGTCGCGAAATAGAGGGGAAATTTCGTGCCGACCCCATATATGTCCTGAAATATGGATTGCGCAATACTCAGATAAAGCAGTAATCCGCCAAAGGCCAAACCAATGGCGAGGATATATGCCATGACCTTGCGACTGTTGACCACGAGCCATGTGTTGGGCACCAATGTGCCAAAGGACAACGGAATTCGATGTGCAACAACCAGCGTTTCTTCCTGGCGCAGCATCAGCCAGACAGAAACAATCAGACCCATAAGCAGATAGGCAAAGAAGATCGCCCGCCAGCTGGCCACCGAAATGATGAATTGGCCGGCAGCAGGTGCCAACATCGGAACAAGAATGAACGCCATGTAGATATAGGAGATCATGCGCGCCATCGCGTCGCCTGAAAACTTGTCGCGGATAAGCGCCCTTGAGCCGATTTTGGGGCCCGAGACCCCAATTCCCTGAATGACACGTCCCAGCAACATCATTTCAATAGACTGGGCTGTCATGGCCAGAATTGACCCAGCACAGAATATGGCCAAACCCAATAGAATGGCTTTTCGGCGGCCAATCGCGTCTGACAATGGGCCAAACAGAAACTCGCCAAACACCATGCCAAACACAAACAGGGTAATGACCAATTGTGTGTTTCTTGGATCAGCGACATTCAGCTCAACACCAATGACGCCCAATGCGGGCAACATGCCATCGATCGCAGCAGCGGTCAGCGACGTGATTAACGAGAATAGGGCAACGAATTCAACGGTGCTAAGTGGTTTTCGCGAGCCGGCCTGACCAGTACTGACTGTCATCAAAAGCGCCTATTTGTCGTGCAGCGGCGGTGCAAAGCGCTGCACAGCGCGGACAAACTCGTGCCTTTCGCCGAGGGTACGATGCGGCCAGATACGGTAACCCTTCAACTTGCCGAAAGGGGCTGGTTGATTCTTGAACAGCATGGCCCAGGGGTGCACGCCAACCTGTTTTGCGACCTCATCTACCAGCCCGACACCCAGAAACGGCATCGCCGTCTGAGCCTCGATCTTGTACCACAGCATGGCATCCCAGGGTATGATCTGACGCGAGATGCGTCGGTCATAAACACCGTGCTGGTTCACAATCAAAACAGGGTTTTTATCGAAAACATGCAAAGCAAGGACGGCACCAACGGCGACAAAAGCAATCAGCAAAAACCAGTCAATCCCGCTACCAACACCTGATATAAGCGCCAACGCTTCCAGAAGTATGACCAGGCAGGTTGCAGCCAGCCAGATGCCCATGACCTTGCGGTTCAAATAAGCACTAAATTCCCCAGCGGAGGCCGAACCGGCCTCAACACTGTCAGCTTCCGGCCCTTCTGTGTCCATTTGATACGCTCTTTAACTCATCATGTTGCAACAACCGATCTTGTCGCGTCTGGCGCGCAAACAATCAAGCAAAAGATGAAGCTGCACACGAAGCACATCACAAACCGTAGAACTTGCATTGTTTCATATTTGGGATAAATTCTCATAAATGAAAACCAGTGAAACGCCATGAATGCGGGTGAAAACCTTGCCGCGCGGCTGAAAGGACTGCGCCTCAAACAGGGGTGGTCACTGGATCAACTGTCCGAGCAGTGCAAGCTGAGCCGAGCCACCCTGTCTCGCATTGAAAACGGTGACGTCAGTCCAACAGCTCAGGCGCTTGGCAGATTATGCGCAACCTACAGAATTACACTGTCTCGCTTGATGCTGATGGTCGAAACCAACGATACCCCTTTATTGCGCCGGGAAGACCAACCTGTTTGGGAGGATAAGAAAACCGGCTTTGTCCGCCGCTCAATCTCGCCGCCTTCTGACAGTCTGATGTGCGAAGTGCTGGAATGCACCCTCGCCCCCGGTGCAGAAATAACCTATCCGCAACCACCAAAAGCTGGAATGGAACATCACCTCGTGCTGCTGAGCGGTGAGTTGTTACTTGAAGTGGAAGGCACCAGCTATGAATTGGTGCCGGGGGATTGCCTGCGATACCGGCTGTCTGGCTACAGCACATTTAAAGCCCATAAATCCAGGGGCGCCAGATACCACTTCATCATTCTGTAAAGAGCCATGCACAAAACAGACCTCACCACTCGATGCCTGGATCTGCAACAATTCGATCAAGCAGTGCCGATACTGACAGACCTGCTGCACTGCTGTGTCCATCAGGGAGCCAGCATCGGCTTTGTGTTACCCTTCAGCATTCAGGACGGTGAAGCGTTCTGGCAGCAGCGTGTGCGGCCATCCCTTGCAACAAACCGCCGGGTGGTCATCGTCGCGGAAGTAGATGGAAAAATTGCCGGGTCGGTCCAGTTGGATTGCGACCTGATGCCCAACCAGAAGCACAGAGCGGACGTTTCCAAACTGCTGGTCCACCCATCATGCAGGCGTCAGGGAATTGCTCGAACTCTGATGGCGGAATTGGAGCGACAAGCTCTGAAACGCCAGCTCACCCTTCTGGTGCTCGACACAAGAACATGTGATGCCGCGCAAGCTCTCTACGCCTCAATAGGGTTTGAAGTTGCCGGAACTGTACCCGGATTTGCATTAGACCCATTTTCCAGGAAATTCGATGCCACAACCTATATGTTCAAAAAGCTAAGGACCTGATTCTGGAAAGTCAAATGGCATCAAAACCACCACTTCGAATCCACAACCGCGACGCACGCCGCCTTTGGCTGGCAGCGCAGGGGCTGGCGACACCGCCAACAGGGCCATTGGATACGATGGACATCATCCGCAAGCTTGGCTTTGTCCAACTGGACACGATCCGCGTTGTCTCACGCGCGCATCATCATATCATCTGGAACCGCAACCAGCATTATCGCGAACCTATGCTCAACAAACTGATGGCGCAGCACCGTCAATTGTTTGAACATTTCACCCATGACGCCTCCGTTCTGCCCATTGAGTTTTATCCCATGTGGCAGCGCCAGTTCCGCCGCATGAAACAGCGCTACGACCGTGCTGGATATTTCACCTCCATGCCGAATGAAGAGGGTCGCGAAGCCATCAAACGCCGCATTGCCCAGGAAGGCCCGCTCTCCACCCACGCCTTCGACACGAAAGTTAAAGGCCCAAAGGAAATGTGGGCCCGACCTCCGCACAAACTGGCACTGGACTACATGTGGTTCTGCGGCGAGCTGACCACTTCACACCGCGAGAATTTCAAGAAGTTCTACGATCTGGCCCACAATGTCATCCCGGTGGATTTGCACAGTCAGGACCATGGTGACGAAGCACAGATCGACTGGCTCTGCGATGCCGCTCTTCAACGCATCGGCTTTGGCACGCTGGGTGAAATCCAAAGGTTCTGGGGAGCAACCGACGCCAGCGAAGTGAAGGACTGGGCCAACCGAAACAGTGCAAACCTGATTGAGGTGGAACTGCAGGCAGCTGATGGCAGCTGGAGCACGGCAATTGCGCCACCGGATATCGAAACGCGTCTTGCCAATACACCGCCCCCAACCTCACGCTTGCGCATTCTCAATCCGTTTGACCCGGTCATTCGAGATCGAAACCGCCTCAAACGTCTTTTTGGCTTTGACTACCGCATTGAGATTTTCGTTCCCGCTGCCAAGCGACAATGGGGATATTATGTATTTCCGATTTTGGAAGGTGACCGGTTGGTCGGGCGCATTGAGGCCAAAGCTGACCGGGCGAAGGGACATTTGAATGTTCTGAATCTATGGTCAGAACCCAAAGTCAAATGGACCAACGCGCGTGCCGAAAAATTAGCCGCCGAACTGGACCGCTTTGCAAGGTTTGTGTCTTTGCAGGAAATCAACTGGCATTGCGGCACTCAACCAGAATATTGGCAACCGGAATAGATGTGTCAGCGGCGCAGCAATCGAATTTGGAGCCGGGGTGACAGAAACACCACCCCGGCTCCAAAAAATCAATCGAGGGTTTTGACGATGTTCTCAACCATCTTCTTGGCGTCAGACAACAGCATCATCGTGTTGTCCTTGTAGAACAACGTATTGTCGATGCCAGCATAACCGGACCCAAGCGAACGCTTGATGAAGAGGCAGGTGCCAGCCTTATCCACATCAAGGATCGGCATTCCATAAATGGGCGATGTCTTATCATCGCGTGCCGCTGGATTGGTCACATCATTCGCCCCGATCACAAACGCCACATCGGCCTGCGCAAATTCGGAATTGATGTCATCCAGTTCAAACACGTCATCATATGGCACATTGGCTTCAGCCAGCAGCACATTCATGTGCCCCGGCATACGGCCAGCCACCGGATGAATGGCGTATTTCACTTCCACGCCTTCTGCCTTCAGCTTGTCACCCATTTCCCGCAAAGCATGCTGCGCCTGGGCAACAGCCATGCCGTAGCCTGGCACGATAATGACCTTGGAAGCATTTTTCATGATGAAGGCTGCATCCTCGGCAGACCCCTGCTTCACCGTCCGCTCAATCCCATCATCACCGGTGGGAACCGCAGCAGCATCGCCGCCAAAGCCACCAAGGATCACAGAGATAAAGGAGCGGTTCATACCCTTACACATGATGTAGGACAGGATTGCACCGGAAGAACCAACCAAAGCCCCAACAATAATCAAAGCCAGATTGCCAAGGGTAAAGCCGATACCGGCAGCAGCCCAACCTGAGTAGGAGTTCAGCATGGACACCACGACGGGCATATCCGCGCCGCCGATAGGTACGATGATCAGGCCACCCAGTATGAGGGCCAGCAGAACAATCATCCAGAAGACGAAATGGCTTTCAGTGCCAATCAGGATCATCAGAAGGATGACGATACCGGCAGCAAGCGCAATATTGATCGCATGACGCCCAGGCAGAATGATCGGCGTGCCGCTCATGCGGCCATCCAGTTTCAAAAACGCTATAACCGAGCCTGTAAACGTGATCGCACCAATGGCGACACCAATGCTCATTTCAATAAGGGCAGCGGCCGGAATTTCACCAACAGCACCAATGCCAAAGGCAGTCGGTGCATAAAGCGCAGCAGCAGCCACAAACACGGCGGCAAGACCAACCAGTGAGTGAAACGCTGCCACAAGCTGCGGCATGGCCGTCATCGGTATGCGTTTTGCAATGACGGCTCCAATGCCACCACCGATACCAATGCCAAGTACGGTCAGAACAATACTGCCAACCGACGTGCCTGACAGAAACAGTGTGGTGATTATGGCAATTGCCATACCAATCATGCCGAAACGGTTACCCTGTCGGGCTGTTTCAGGGTTGGAAAGACCACGCAGCGCCAGAATAAACAGAACGGCTGCGACGAGATAAAGAAGTGCGGAAAAACTTGCTGACATGTGTTCGGGCCCCTACCGCTGCTTCTTTTTGTACATCGCCAGCATGCGCTGGGTCACAAGAAAGCCGCCAAATATGTTAACGCTGGCCAAAATCAGCCCGATGAATCCGAATGTCCGTGCGACACCGCCACTATCACCGGAGGTGAGATCCACCCCAACGGCCAACAATGCACCAACAACGATCACCGATGAAATCGCATTGGTGACCGACATCAGCGGCGTGTGCAAAGCCGGTGTCACCGACCAGACGACATAATAGCCTACGAAGATCGCAAGCACGAAGACCGCCAGACGAAACACGAAGGGATCAACCGCCCCACCTGTTGCGCTATGGACGGCAGCACCGACCGCGTCACCAGCCTGTTCCAGCGCGGAAAGGGCTGCCTGCGCGGCCCTGTCTGCTTCATTTGCAGCAGACCGTGCAGCTTCTGCTGCTGCCTTAGCCTGTTCTGCCAGTTGTTCAACATTCGTTGCCATATCAGACCTCGCTCAAGCTCAGGCTTTTTCAGAGAAATTTGGATGAACGACAGCGCCATCGCGTGTCAGTAGTGTGGCTGTCACCAGTTCGTCTTCCCAATCGACAGCAAGCTCACCGCTTTCCTTGTCCATCATGGTTTCCAGAAACGACGCCAGATTTTTTGCGTAAAGCTCGGAGGCAGTTGCAGCGATGCGCCCGGGCACGTTTTTGTGGCCGACAATTTTCTTGCCCCCAACATCTACCGTTGCACCGGCTTTGGAACCTTCAACATTACCGCCGCGCTCAACCGCCAAATCAACCAGAACCGAACCGGGCCGCATGGCCGAAATCATCGCTTTGGTAATGAGGCGGGGCGCAGGACGCCCTGGAATAAGGGCCGTTGTAATCACGATATCCTGTTTGGCCATATGTGCTGTCACAAGCTCGGCTTGCTGCTTTTTGTAATCGTCAGACATTTCCTTGGCATAACCGCCAGCAGTTTCAGCCTGCTTGAACTCGTCATTCTCGACCGCAACAAATTTGCCGCCGAGCGATTCAACCTGTTCTTTGGCAGCCGGGCGTACATCCGTTGCCGACACAACAGCCCCAAGCCGCCGCGCCGTCGCAATGGCCTGAAGGCCGGCAACCCCGGCACCCATGACAAACACACGCGCAGCTGGGATGGTTCCTGCCGCCGTCATCATCATGGGCAGGGCCCGATCAAATTCTGAGGCTGCATCAATGACAGCCTGATACCCTGCCAAATTTGCCTGAGATGACAATACATCCATCACCTGCGCCCGTGTGATACGGGGCATCAGCTCCATGGAGAATGCTGAAACACCGGCTTTCGCCATGGCGTCCAGATCCGACTTGTCGCCATAAGGCTCAAGCATCCCAATCAGAAGCGCCCCCTTGGGTACGCTCTTTAGTTGCGTAGCATTGGGGCGGCGTACACACAGCACCACATCGCTGCCTTTCAGCGTCGCAGGCGCAGTCTTGCCGATAGTGGCACCAGCTTCAACGAATAAAGCATCGGGAACACGTGAACCTTCACCTGCTCCTGCTTGCACCATCACACTGGCACCGCGATCAACAAAGCGTTTTATCATGGCAGGAGAGACGGCAACACGGGCTTCATCAGCGCTGGCTTCGCTCAACACGGCAATTTTCATGGATTGTACCCCCTCATCGAAGCGTTTCCACTTCTCGTATCATTCGAAGCGCACTGGCTTCCGGTCCGGCTGGTTGCCACACCTTAATTACAGCAGAAAAATAGCCATCAGGATCAGGATCACGCTAACCGCAATCGTGCCGTATTTGCTCATCGCAAGAAACAGCTCA is a genomic window containing:
- a CDS encoding multidrug effflux MFS transporter, whose product is MTVSTGQAGSRKPLSTVEFVALFSLITSLTAAAIDGMLPALGVIGVELNVADPRNTQLVITLFVFGMVFGEFLFGPLSDAIGRRKAILLGLAIFCAGSILAMTAQSIEMMLLGRVIQGIGVSGPKIGSRALIRDKFSGDAMARMISYIYMAFILVPMLAPAAGQFIISVASWRAIFFAYLLMGLIVSVWLMLRQEETLVVAHRIPLSFGTLVPNTWLVVNSRKVMAYILAIGLAFGGLLLYLSIAQSIFQDIYGVGTKFPLYFATLALGVGIASFSNSQLVMRFGMERLSLVALSGMSVLGAALLVMCLLYDGQPPFVWFMIFVGALLFCFSALFNNLNSMAMQSLGRVAGLGTSLVSSLSSLVAVVIAVTFGRFYDLTVYPLAGAFLLAGTAGIILVLLARSGHSEPV
- a CDS encoding ATP-dependent Clp protease proteolytic subunit, which codes for MSSVEIDPLEEEHVKTLSDHFQDAMLWLVFLAMISIAGYVLMLDYRHLQYEDRLAGIEDTGEPVPMRPVSPSDQIRPYVPSSRPVGPGRGAPDLTPFDIETDLQEKSAMVFKTDGKGALLGFGTITQGTAEVFERALLAREEDITEIVLHSPGGSVQDALTMAQLIRDSDMNTRIVANGYCASSCPLVFAGGVEREVHASAWVGVHQVYTPPSSFGSIQQGMDQAQRISAQCQQALVDYGVDPALWIKAMETPKDQLYVLTVEELEELKLATKVEVPEA
- a CDS encoding YcjF family protein — protein: MTQNPTKPRRPSAQLLSDARLVDAPDPLPVITEPEIPQPTAKPPRRRFSFARLFWASFTGLAGLAFGLWLDSLIVDLFARSEWLGYSALALTLLLCLALLAMAIRELSALARLKSVHLLQARASRVFAGNDLQSARSLVKDVLTLYEGRPETAQARTQLNAQLGNVMDGRDLLGLAERDLLSGMDAKANAILLNSAKRTSIVTAISPRALIDVLFVVVENMRLIRRLSQLYGGRPGFFSSWRLTREVIGHLALTGGISAGDSMIQDALGHGLAAKVSARLGEGVINGMLTARVGRAAMAVCRPLPFLTSKPPSLKSIVGELTKGATDKQSESE
- a CDS encoding YcjX family protein, whose amino-acid sequence is MSLLDILDEAARATRDQAETLKNDYTTPTVRVGVTGLSRAGKTVFITALLHNLLEGGRLALFDAQARGRIASASLRPQPDDGVPTFDYRAHVRDLVSKRQWPSSTRQISEIRLTLSFESESVWTRIFKASQIHLDIVDYPGEWLLDLTLIDKDFATWSESALRLAQKPDRQDLAQDWLGFLKTLTKEPEDAEISAQAGAKHFTKYLADCRSEDRALSMLPPGRFLMPGDMAGSPALTFCPLPPEIQIDAPQLYALLERRYEAYKSLVVKPFFKEHFAKLDRQIVLVDVLNALNAGPDSIHDLEETLADVLSAFRPGRNSWLAGILGKKIDRVLFAATKADHLHHSDHDRLEAILDHLLQDAAKRVKFSGADTETIAISAVRATREAHLEIEGDRVPAILGTPLAGETAHGETYDGTQEIALFPGDLPNDPKMIYAERTSKDEDPLRYLRFKPPKLEETAEGISLSLPHIRLDRALEFLLGDKLA
- a CDS encoding histidine phosphatase family protein yields the protein MTRLILLRHAKSSWSDPALPDHDRPLNARGRQAAKQMADALVSRNYLPDTIICSTALRARRTLAPLLYLLDGTVQLTITRALYDAQAEHYPEIIAAAARKAGTPKTMLLIGHNFAIQDAALVFANGDDTKSFKALKNKFPSGAAAVLEFETNLTEVSANSARLVDYLRPRDL
- a CDS encoding acyl-ACP thioesterase encodes the protein MRHVTLLTSVNTWECDENAHMNVQFYFAKFDDANRIFCAKFPLSSLTRDNRLTRHVRYHREAGAAAMIEICSALVMHEGRPAGICHFMNNAADKALMATALDTYQPDALEQISASPDIPLTNWSEISEAHPRGLNVSPATQSATGHHKTPTYSGILHPRDFAADGTLLDRAYISCFTDGAPHSWSAGGITPAFLNSNNFGRVAVELKLTYGANAQPGAIVDMTTAFQNVGKTTFTVRHTLTSDGKIIAYGDLVSLMMDLELRKAVALPVEADRMRQLATIQ